A genomic stretch from Bradyrhizobium sp. 195 includes:
- a CDS encoding DNA polymerase III subunit delta': protein MSPRQTERESASPHPRETSRLFGHREAETALLAAYRSGRIPHAWLIGGPQGIGKATLAYRMARFVLAHGQPLAESVQRAENLAINADDAVARQVAAGSHGGLLTLERTANDRGVMRTVITVDETRETISFFGSTAAAEGWRVCIVDTVDELNPNAANALLKILEEPPQRSLFLLVSHAPARVLATIQSRCRKLRLRPLATDDVIGAAASAAELDPSDPALREVAEASEGSVARALTLLGGDALKLQQRTAALLARLPQVDPRELHTLGDSLGTSDRVALAAFIDGIDRWIAERLHADEANANQNLPRLARLAEVWEKIVRAARDTETYNLERKPLVFSVFGWLADATR, encoded by the coding sequence ATGAGCCCACGTCAGACCGAGCGCGAAAGCGCCAGTCCACATCCGCGCGAGACGAGCCGTCTGTTCGGCCATCGCGAGGCCGAGACGGCGCTGCTCGCGGCCTATCGCAGCGGACGCATCCCGCATGCCTGGCTGATCGGTGGCCCGCAAGGGATCGGCAAGGCGACGCTGGCCTATCGTATGGCGCGCTTCGTGCTCGCCCACGGCCAGCCGCTGGCGGAGTCCGTGCAGCGCGCCGAGAACCTTGCGATCAATGCCGATGACGCCGTGGCGCGGCAGGTTGCGGCCGGCTCGCATGGCGGCCTCTTGACGCTGGAGCGCACCGCCAACGACCGCGGCGTGATGCGCACCGTGATCACTGTAGACGAGACGCGCGAGACCATCAGCTTCTTCGGCTCGACGGCCGCCGCCGAAGGCTGGCGTGTCTGCATCGTGGACACCGTCGACGAACTCAATCCAAACGCGGCCAACGCGCTTCTTAAGATTCTCGAGGAGCCGCCGCAGCGATCGTTGTTTCTTCTGGTGAGCCACGCGCCCGCGCGCGTGCTCGCCACGATCCAGTCGCGCTGCCGCAAGCTGCGTCTGCGGCCGCTCGCCACGGATGACGTGATCGGCGCGGCGGCTTCGGCGGCAGAGCTCGATCCGAGCGATCCTGCGCTGCGCGAGGTGGCGGAGGCCTCCGAGGGCAGCGTTGCAAGGGCCCTGACACTGCTCGGCGGCGATGCCCTGAAACTTCAGCAGCGCACGGCGGCGCTGCTCGCGCGCCTGCCGCAGGTCGATCCGCGCGAATTGCACACGCTCGGCGATTCGCTCGGCACCAGCGATCGTGTCGCACTTGCCGCCTTCATCGACGGCATCGATCGCTGGATCGCGGAACGCCTGCATGCGGACGAGGCCAATGCCAACCAGAACCTGCCGCGCCTTGCGCGCCTAGCCGAGGTATGGGAAAAGATCGTCCGCGCCGCGCGCGACACCGAAACCTACAATCTGGAGCGAAAGCCCTTGGTTTTCTCGGTGTTCGGCTGGCTGGCGGACGCAACGCGCTAG
- the tmk gene encoding dTMP kinase has translation MSESAPQRPSGRGRFITFEGGEGTGKSTQIKKLADRLKAAKLRIRVTREPGGSPGAEIMRHLVLSGMGKLLGPEAETLLFAAARDDHVRTVILPALNQGTWVLCDRFADSTRAYQGSLGKVPIGLINAMQRVTIGDLKPDLTLILDLPVEIGLQRAAARRGNGAPDRFEGEKLSFHQGLREAYRKIAADEPARCVLIDANSDPDTVAARVWTALRDRLLPTPASVISA, from the coding sequence ATGAGTGAGAGCGCGCCACAGCGGCCGTCCGGACGCGGACGCTTCATCACCTTTGAAGGCGGCGAGGGCACCGGCAAATCGACCCAGATCAAGAAGCTCGCCGACCGCCTCAAGGCGGCAAAGCTCCGCATCCGGGTCACGCGCGAGCCGGGCGGCTCGCCGGGTGCCGAGATCATGCGTCATCTGGTGCTGTCCGGCATGGGCAAGCTGCTCGGACCCGAAGCCGAGACGCTGCTGTTTGCCGCCGCACGTGATGACCATGTCCGCACCGTGATCCTGCCTGCGCTCAACCAGGGCACCTGGGTGCTGTGCGACCGTTTTGCCGACTCGACACGCGCCTATCAGGGCAGCCTCGGCAAGGTTCCAATCGGCCTCATCAACGCGATGCAGCGGGTCACGATCGGCGATCTCAAGCCGGACCTCACCCTCATCCTCGACCTGCCGGTTGAGATCGGCCTCCAGCGCGCCGCTGCGCGCCGCGGCAACGGCGCGCCCGACAGGTTCGAGGGCGAGAAGCTCAGTTTTCATCAGGGTCTGCGCGAGGCCTATCGCAAGATCGCTGCGGACGAACCCGCGCGCTGCGTGCTGATCGACGCCAATTCCGACCCGGATACGGTTGCGGCACGAGTCTGGACGGCGCTGCGCGATCGTCTGCTGCCCACGCCGGCCTCGGTGATTTCCGCATGA
- a CDS encoding D-alanyl-D-alanine carboxypeptidase family protein, whose product MAFRPSSLRRTRFTAGALLRGLMATVLVVGIGWSGALLAANQSVQGAKKADDTGFDGDAPTAILIEASSGSVLFEKNADELRAPSSMMKLMTAEVVFNAIKKGDIKLTDEYRISENAWRRGGAPSGGSTMFAAINSKVSVDDLLHGAIVQSGNDACIALAEAMAGNERIFAADFMTKRARELGMTRSTFGNSNGLPDSGNKMTVRELGILARHIILDFPEFYKLFGEKEYTWNKIRQPNRNPLLNSMEGADGLKTGYTKEGGYGMVGSAVQNGTRLIVVVNGLEDPEDRATEAKKMLEWGFRNFETRTLIAAEQPVGYAKVFGGESRSVKLVAKNPVKVMVHKNGSDKLIARVVYSGPVRAPVEAGQRVGVVKVWRSGNIAVETPVYAAEAIGTGSTVRRAIDGASELVIGMFRAGAEKL is encoded by the coding sequence ATGGCATTTCGTCCTTCTTCGCTTCGTCGCACCCGCTTCACCGCCGGAGCGCTGTTGCGCGGGCTGATGGCGACGGTTCTGGTTGTGGGTATCGGCTGGAGTGGGGCGCTTCTGGCCGCCAACCAGAGCGTCCAGGGCGCCAAGAAGGCGGACGATACCGGCTTCGACGGCGATGCCCCGACCGCGATCCTGATCGAAGCCTCCAGCGGCAGCGTGCTGTTCGAGAAGAACGCCGACGAGCTGCGCGCGCCCTCCAGCATGATGAAGCTGATGACGGCGGAGGTGGTCTTCAATGCCATCAAGAAGGGCGACATCAAGCTGACCGACGAGTACCGGATCAGCGAGAACGCCTGGCGCCGGGGCGGCGCGCCCTCGGGCGGCTCGACCATGTTCGCCGCCATCAACAGCAAGGTCTCGGTCGACGATCTCCTGCACGGCGCGATCGTCCAGAGCGGCAACGACGCCTGCATCGCGCTCGCCGAAGCCATGGCGGGCAACGAGCGGATCTTCGCGGCCGACTTCATGACCAAGCGGGCCCGCGAGCTCGGCATGACCAGGTCGACCTTCGGCAATTCCAACGGCCTGCCCGACTCCGGCAACAAGATGACGGTGCGCGAACTCGGCATCCTCGCCCGGCACATCATCCTGGACTTCCCCGAATTCTACAAATTGTTCGGCGAGAAGGAGTACACCTGGAACAAGATCCGCCAGCCCAACCGCAATCCGCTGCTCAATTCGATGGAAGGCGCCGACGGCCTCAAGACCGGCTACACCAAGGAAGGCGGCTACGGCATGGTCGGCTCGGCGGTGCAGAACGGCACGCGGCTGATCGTCGTCGTCAACGGGCTCGAAGATCCCGAGGATCGTGCTACGGAAGCCAAGAAGATGCTGGAATGGGGTTTTCGCAATTTCGAAACCCGCACGCTGATCGCGGCCGAGCAGCCCGTCGGCTACGCCAAGGTGTTCGGCGGCGAGAGCCGCTCGGTCAAGCTCGTCGCCAAGAACCCGGTGAAGGTGATGGTGCACAAGAACGGCAGCGACAAGCTGATTGCGCGCGTCGTCTATAGCGGCCCGGTGCGGGCGCCGGTCGAGGCCGGCCAGCGGGTCGGCGTGGTCAAGGTCTGGCGGAGCGGCAACATCGCGGTGGAGACGCCGGTCTATGCGGCCGAAGCGATCGGTACCGGCTCGACCGTGCGACGTGCGATCGACGGCGCCAGCGAGCTCGTGATCGGCATGTTCCGTGCAGGCGCCGAGAAGCTCTGA
- a CDS encoding alpha/beta fold hydrolase, with protein MSSTRVIKTNGIDLFIREAGQGPLVVLCHGWPELSYSWRHQIPVLAEAGFHVVAPDMRGYGQSAAPPDVAAYSIFDTVGDVVGLVQALGETKAMVVGHDWGAPVAWHAALFRPDIFTAVAGLSVPPPFRGRGKPLDLLRQGGVTNFYWQYFQAPGVAEAELERDVARTMRIVLGGRGLADPTAAMFVQEGKGFLSHATTEEPLPGWLNETDLAYFTESFRKSGFRGGLNWYRNIDRNWELTAPWQDAQILQPSLFIAGSRDAVITGLIGGKRVNELQRVLPNLKQKLIIEGAGHWVQQERPDEVNAALVRFLRENAT; from the coding sequence ATGTCCTCCACCCGCGTGATCAAGACCAACGGCATCGATCTCTTCATCCGCGAAGCCGGCCAGGGTCCGCTGGTGGTGCTGTGCCATGGCTGGCCGGAGCTGTCCTATTCCTGGCGCCACCAGATCCCCGTGCTCGCCGAGGCCGGGTTTCACGTCGTTGCCCCCGACATGCGCGGCTACGGCCAAAGCGCCGCGCCCCCTGACGTTGCCGCCTACTCGATCTTCGACACGGTCGGCGATGTGGTCGGCCTCGTGCAGGCGCTGGGCGAGACCAAGGCGATGGTGGTCGGCCATGACTGGGGCGCGCCGGTGGCCTGGCACGCGGCGCTGTTCCGGCCCGACATCTTCACGGCCGTCGCGGGTCTGAGCGTGCCGCCGCCGTTCCGCGGCCGCGGCAAGCCGCTCGACCTGCTCCGCCAGGGCGGCGTCACCAATTTCTACTGGCAGTACTTCCAGGCGCCCGGCGTCGCCGAGGCCGAGTTGGAGCGCGACGTTGCCCGCACCATGCGCATCGTGCTTGGGGGACGGGGCCTCGCCGATCCCACCGCCGCCATGTTCGTGCAGGAGGGCAAGGGCTTTCTCAGCCACGCGACCACGGAGGAGCCCCTGCCCGGCTGGCTCAACGAGACTGATCTGGCCTATTTCACCGAAAGCTTCCGCAAGTCCGGCTTTCGCGGCGGGCTGAACTGGTACCGCAACATCGACCGCAATTGGGAGCTGACGGCGCCCTGGCAGGACGCGCAGATCCTTCAGCCCTCGCTGTTCATTGCTGGCTCGAGAGACGCCGTCATCACCGGCCTGATCGGCGGCAAGCGCGTCAACGAGCTCCAGCGCGTGCTGCCCAATCTGAAGCAAAAGCTGATCATCGAGGGCGCCGGCCATTGGGTGCAGCAGGAACGGCCCGACGAGGTGAACGCGGCGCTCGTGAGGTTCTTGAGGGAGAACGCAACCTAG